Proteins from one Procambarus clarkii isolate CNS0578487 chromosome 40, FALCON_Pclarkii_2.0, whole genome shotgun sequence genomic window:
- the LOC123757930 gene encoding bis(5'-adenosyl)-triphosphatase enpp4 isoform X3: MDGRCILVLVVWLLAHVSTSVTAGLDPVPVQMLRRKVLVISLDGFGHHYLDKYPWQHLNSKIFSRGSYPRRFRNQFVTKTFPNHFSVATGLYEEVHGVVGNSVYDPKLNRTLGMEDEGLFTQNSHVSPVWTLNEEHGGHSGCIMWPGCNVAFRGKNVTFRSPFRPRTSFNESIDKSFEWLTNERTPANLVFLYHDEPDHMGHIYGPNSSQVKEELRKIDEGIGHMYHLLRLYKLSDTVDVIVMSDHGMSAVKDDNIILLDDIVDPKLYTTSGTSPILNIWPEFDQDLKVYRSLQEGSKKHNYTVYLNDDPQLVSWHYSNNTRISRITVLADDGYVFKDFKDYIDSIRNKGVSDLTDTHGDHGYPIDVPSMEPIFVAAGPSFKKGFQTPDFSNIDVYVLLCYLLDLTPGPNNGTIENISAVLIQPMSSTLIRPLLITLDLHATHYKACQFTVIFERRQESHGKEK, from the exons ATGGACGGGCGATGCATTCTGGTGTTAGTTGTGTGGCTCTTGGCTCATGTGAGCACCTCCGTGACGGCTGGCTTGGACCCCGTACCTGTACAGATGTTGCGTCGCAAAGTTCTCGTCATTTCTTTGGATGGGTTTGGCCATCATTATCTAGACAAGTACCCATGGCAACATCTGAATAGCAAGATCTTCTCGCGTGGCAGCTACCCACGTAGGTTCAG AAATCAATTTGTAACCAAGACTTTTCCCAACCACTTCTCTGTTGCCACTGGCTTGTATGAAGAGGTTCATGGTGTGGTTGGCAACAGTGTATATGACCCCAAATTGAATCGGACATTGGGCATGGAAGATGAAGGATTGTTTACTCAAAATTCTCATGTATCGCCAGTTTGg ACTCTGAATGAAGAGCATGGAGGGCACAGTGGGTGCATCATGTGGCCAGGCTGCAATGTTGCATTTCGGGGGAAAAATGTGACGTTTCGGTCTCCCTTCCGCCCACGGACTTCATTTAATGAGAGCATAGATAAAAGTTTTGAGTGGCTTACAAACGAAAGAACTCCTGCCAACCTTGTTTTTCTTTACCATGATGAACCTGATCACATGGGCCATATTTATGGACCCAATTCTTCGCAGGTTAAAGAGGAACTGAGGAAG ATTGATGAAGGTATAGGACATATGTACCATTTGCTCCGACTCTATAAATTGAGTGACACCGTGGATGTGATCGTCATGAGTGATCATGGGATGAGTGCTGTTAAAGATGATAATATAATTTTACTGGATGATATAGTTGACCCTAAGCTATACACCACATCTGGAACCTCACCTATTTTAAATATTTGGCCTGAATttg ACCAAGACTTGAAGGTCTATCGCAGTTTACAGGAGGGAAGTAAAAAACACAACTACACTGTATACCTAAATGATGATCCTCAACTGGTGTCTTGGCATTACAGTAATAATACTCGTATAAGCCGGATCACCGTACTAGCTGACGATGGCTATGTCTTTAAAGATTTTAAGGACTATATTGATAGTATAAGAAACAAAGGAGTCAGTGACT TGACAGATACACATGGGGATCATGGTTATCCAATTGACGTACCTAGCATGGAGCCAATATTTGTAGCAGCAGGGCCATCATTCAAGAAAGGATTTCAAACTCCAGATTTTAGCAATATAGATGTATATGTGCTATTGTGTTATCTGCTTGACCTCACTCCTGGACCGAATAATGGCACCATTGAAAACATCTCGGCTGTTCTGATTCAACCAATGTCATCAACACTCATTCGTCCACTCTTAATTACACTAG ATCTTCATGCAACACATTACAAGGCTTGTCAGTTCACGGTAATCTTTGAAAGAAGGCAAGAAAGTCATGGAAAAGAAAAGTAA
- the LOC123757930 gene encoding bis(5'-adenosyl)-triphosphatase enpp4 isoform X4 has protein sequence MDGRCILVLVVWLLAHVSTSVTAGLDPVPVQMLRRKVLVISLDGFGHHYLDKYPWQHLNSKIFSRGSYPRRFRNQFVTKTFPNHFSVATGLYEEVHGVVGNSVYDPKLNRTLGMEDEGLFTQNSHVSPVWTLNEEHGGHSGCIMWPGCNVAFRGKNVTFRSPFRPRTSFNESIDKSFEWLTNERTPANLVFLYHDEPDHMGHIYGPNSSQVKEELRKIDEGIGHMYHLLRLYKLSDTVDVIVMSDHGMSAVKDDNIILLDDIVDPKLYTTSGTSPILNIWPEFDQDLKVYRSLQEGSKKHNYTVYLNDDPQLVSWHYSNNTRISRITVLADDGYVFKDFKDYIDSIRNKGVSDLTDTHGDHGYPIDVPSMEPIFVAAGPSFKKGFQTPDFSNIDVYVLLCYLLDLTPGPNNGTIENISAVLIQPMSSTLIRPLLITLGTLITLLGFIGVLACVLTRKDKRRPVSAEALINGYVHRKTMRGNREPLHDLSEEECLLDGEVIDEV, from the exons ATGGACGGGCGATGCATTCTGGTGTTAGTTGTGTGGCTCTTGGCTCATGTGAGCACCTCCGTGACGGCTGGCTTGGACCCCGTACCTGTACAGATGTTGCGTCGCAAAGTTCTCGTCATTTCTTTGGATGGGTTTGGCCATCATTATCTAGACAAGTACCCATGGCAACATCTGAATAGCAAGATCTTCTCGCGTGGCAGCTACCCACGTAGGTTCAG AAATCAATTTGTAACCAAGACTTTTCCCAACCACTTCTCTGTTGCCACTGGCTTGTATGAAGAGGTTCATGGTGTGGTTGGCAACAGTGTATATGACCCCAAATTGAATCGGACATTGGGCATGGAAGATGAAGGATTGTTTACTCAAAATTCTCATGTATCGCCAGTTTGg ACTCTGAATGAAGAGCATGGAGGGCACAGTGGGTGCATCATGTGGCCAGGCTGCAATGTTGCATTTCGGGGGAAAAATGTGACGTTTCGGTCTCCCTTCCGCCCACGGACTTCATTTAATGAGAGCATAGATAAAAGTTTTGAGTGGCTTACAAACGAAAGAACTCCTGCCAACCTTGTTTTTCTTTACCATGATGAACCTGATCACATGGGCCATATTTATGGACCCAATTCTTCGCAGGTTAAAGAGGAACTGAGGAAG ATTGATGAAGGTATAGGACATATGTACCATTTGCTCCGACTCTATAAATTGAGTGACACCGTGGATGTGATCGTCATGAGTGATCATGGGATGAGTGCTGTTAAAGATGATAATATAATTTTACTGGATGATATAGTTGACCCTAAGCTATACACCACATCTGGAACCTCACCTATTTTAAATATTTGGCCTGAATttg ACCAAGACTTGAAGGTCTATCGCAGTTTACAGGAGGGAAGTAAAAAACACAACTACACTGTATACCTAAATGATGATCCTCAACTGGTGTCTTGGCATTACAGTAATAATACTCGTATAAGCCGGATCACCGTACTAGCTGACGATGGCTATGTCTTTAAAGATTTTAAGGACTATATTGATAGTATAAGAAACAAAGGAGTCAGTGACT TGACAGATACACATGGGGATCATGGTTATCCAATTGACGTACCTAGCATGGAGCCAATATTTGTAGCAGCAGGGCCATCATTCAAGAAAGGATTTCAAACTCCAGATTTTAGCAATATAGATGTATATGTGCTATTGTGTTATCTGCTTGACCTCACTCCTGGACCGAATAATGGCACCATTGAAAACATCTCGGCTGTTCTGATTCAACCAATGTCATCAACACTCATTCGTCCACTCTTAATTACACTAG GTACCTTGATAACATTGCTGGGATTCATTGGAGTCTTGGCATGTGTGCTGACTCGGAAGGACAAACGTAGGCCAGTTTCTGCGGAGGCACTCATCAATGGATATGTTCACAG
- the LOC123757930 gene encoding bis(5'-adenosyl)-triphosphatase enpp4 isoform X1: MDGRCILVLVVWLLAHVSTSVTAGLDPVPVQMLRRKVLVISLDGFGHHYLDKYPWQHLNSKIFSRGSYPRRFRNQFVTKTFPNHFSVATGLYEEVHGVVGNSVYDPKLNRTLGMEDEGLFTQNSHVSPVWTLNEEHGGHSGCIMWPGCNVAFRGKNVTFRSPFRPRTSFNESIDKSFEWLTNERTPANLVFLYHDEPDHMGHIYGPNSSQVKEELRKIDEGIGHMYHLLRLYKLSDTVDVIVMSDHGMSAVKDDNIILLDDIVDPKLYTTSGTSPILNIWPEFDQDLKVYRSLQEGSKKHNYTVYLNDDPQLVSWHYSNNTRISRITVLADDGYVFKDFKDYIDSIRNKGVSDLTDTHGDHGYPIDVPSMEPIFVAAGPSFKKGFQTPDFSNIDVYVLLCYLLDLTPGPNNGTIENISAVLIQPMSSTLIRPLLITLGTLITLLGFIGVLACVLTRKDKRRPVSAEALINGYVHRINEETFDKLQASCPHQSH, encoded by the exons ATGGACGGGCGATGCATTCTGGTGTTAGTTGTGTGGCTCTTGGCTCATGTGAGCACCTCCGTGACGGCTGGCTTGGACCCCGTACCTGTACAGATGTTGCGTCGCAAAGTTCTCGTCATTTCTTTGGATGGGTTTGGCCATCATTATCTAGACAAGTACCCATGGCAACATCTGAATAGCAAGATCTTCTCGCGTGGCAGCTACCCACGTAGGTTCAG AAATCAATTTGTAACCAAGACTTTTCCCAACCACTTCTCTGTTGCCACTGGCTTGTATGAAGAGGTTCATGGTGTGGTTGGCAACAGTGTATATGACCCCAAATTGAATCGGACATTGGGCATGGAAGATGAAGGATTGTTTACTCAAAATTCTCATGTATCGCCAGTTTGg ACTCTGAATGAAGAGCATGGAGGGCACAGTGGGTGCATCATGTGGCCAGGCTGCAATGTTGCATTTCGGGGGAAAAATGTGACGTTTCGGTCTCCCTTCCGCCCACGGACTTCATTTAATGAGAGCATAGATAAAAGTTTTGAGTGGCTTACAAACGAAAGAACTCCTGCCAACCTTGTTTTTCTTTACCATGATGAACCTGATCACATGGGCCATATTTATGGACCCAATTCTTCGCAGGTTAAAGAGGAACTGAGGAAG ATTGATGAAGGTATAGGACATATGTACCATTTGCTCCGACTCTATAAATTGAGTGACACCGTGGATGTGATCGTCATGAGTGATCATGGGATGAGTGCTGTTAAAGATGATAATATAATTTTACTGGATGATATAGTTGACCCTAAGCTATACACCACATCTGGAACCTCACCTATTTTAAATATTTGGCCTGAATttg ACCAAGACTTGAAGGTCTATCGCAGTTTACAGGAGGGAAGTAAAAAACACAACTACACTGTATACCTAAATGATGATCCTCAACTGGTGTCTTGGCATTACAGTAATAATACTCGTATAAGCCGGATCACCGTACTAGCTGACGATGGCTATGTCTTTAAAGATTTTAAGGACTATATTGATAGTATAAGAAACAAAGGAGTCAGTGACT TGACAGATACACATGGGGATCATGGTTATCCAATTGACGTACCTAGCATGGAGCCAATATTTGTAGCAGCAGGGCCATCATTCAAGAAAGGATTTCAAACTCCAGATTTTAGCAATATAGATGTATATGTGCTATTGTGTTATCTGCTTGACCTCACTCCTGGACCGAATAATGGCACCATTGAAAACATCTCGGCTGTTCTGATTCAACCAATGTCATCAACACTCATTCGTCCACTCTTAATTACACTAG GTACCTTGATAACATTGCTGGGATTCATTGGAGTCTTGGCATGTGTGCTGACTCGGAAGGACAAACGTAGGCCAGTTTCTGCGGAGGCACTCATCAATGGATATGTTCACAG GATCAATGaggagacctttgacaagctacaggcttcctgtccccatcaaAGCCACTAG
- the LOC123757930 gene encoding bis(5'-adenosyl)-triphosphatase enpp4 isoform X2 has product MDGRCILVLVVWLLAHVSTSVTAGLDPVPVQMLRRKVLVISLDGFGHHYLDKYPWQHLNSKIFSRGSYPRRFRNQFVTKTFPNHFSVATGLYEEVHGVVGNSVYDPKLNRTLGMEDEGLFTQNSHVSPVWTLNEEHGGHSGCIMWPGCNVAFRGKNVTFRSPFRPRTSFNESIDKSFEWLTNERTPANLVFLYHDEPDHMGHIYGPNSSQVKEELRKIDEGIGHMYHLLRLYKLSDTVDVIVMSDHGMSAVKDDNIILLDDIVDPKLYTTSGTSPILNIWPEFDQDLKVYRSLQEGSKKHNYTVYLNDDPQLVSWHYSNNTRISRITVLADDGYVFKDFKDYIDSIRNKGVSDLTDTHGDHGYPIDVPSMEPIFVAAGPSFKKGFQTPDFSNIDVYVLLCYLLDLTPGPNNGTIENISAVLIQPMSSTLIRPLLITLGISPIFYMVLHCNQVLYISPYFSPLTNVLV; this is encoded by the exons ATGGACGGGCGATGCATTCTGGTGTTAGTTGTGTGGCTCTTGGCTCATGTGAGCACCTCCGTGACGGCTGGCTTGGACCCCGTACCTGTACAGATGTTGCGTCGCAAAGTTCTCGTCATTTCTTTGGATGGGTTTGGCCATCATTATCTAGACAAGTACCCATGGCAACATCTGAATAGCAAGATCTTCTCGCGTGGCAGCTACCCACGTAGGTTCAG AAATCAATTTGTAACCAAGACTTTTCCCAACCACTTCTCTGTTGCCACTGGCTTGTATGAAGAGGTTCATGGTGTGGTTGGCAACAGTGTATATGACCCCAAATTGAATCGGACATTGGGCATGGAAGATGAAGGATTGTTTACTCAAAATTCTCATGTATCGCCAGTTTGg ACTCTGAATGAAGAGCATGGAGGGCACAGTGGGTGCATCATGTGGCCAGGCTGCAATGTTGCATTTCGGGGGAAAAATGTGACGTTTCGGTCTCCCTTCCGCCCACGGACTTCATTTAATGAGAGCATAGATAAAAGTTTTGAGTGGCTTACAAACGAAAGAACTCCTGCCAACCTTGTTTTTCTTTACCATGATGAACCTGATCACATGGGCCATATTTATGGACCCAATTCTTCGCAGGTTAAAGAGGAACTGAGGAAG ATTGATGAAGGTATAGGACATATGTACCATTTGCTCCGACTCTATAAATTGAGTGACACCGTGGATGTGATCGTCATGAGTGATCATGGGATGAGTGCTGTTAAAGATGATAATATAATTTTACTGGATGATATAGTTGACCCTAAGCTATACACCACATCTGGAACCTCACCTATTTTAAATATTTGGCCTGAATttg ACCAAGACTTGAAGGTCTATCGCAGTTTACAGGAGGGAAGTAAAAAACACAACTACACTGTATACCTAAATGATGATCCTCAACTGGTGTCTTGGCATTACAGTAATAATACTCGTATAAGCCGGATCACCGTACTAGCTGACGATGGCTATGTCTTTAAAGATTTTAAGGACTATATTGATAGTATAAGAAACAAAGGAGTCAGTGACT TGACAGATACACATGGGGATCATGGTTATCCAATTGACGTACCTAGCATGGAGCCAATATTTGTAGCAGCAGGGCCATCATTCAAGAAAGGATTTCAAACTCCAGATTTTAGCAATATAGATGTATATGTGCTATTGTGTTATCTGCTTGACCTCACTCCTGGACCGAATAATGGCACCATTGAAAACATCTCGGCTGTTCTGATTCAACCAATGTCATCAACACTCATTCGTCCACTCTTAATTACACTAG GAATATCGCCAATATTCTACATGGTGCTTCACTGTAATCAGGTATTATATATTAGTCCATATTTTTCACCACTTACAAATGTGTTAGTGTGA